A single window of Anaerobaca lacustris DNA harbors:
- a CDS encoding right-handed parallel beta-helix repeat-containing protein — protein MNLLTYAKTVCLVGLVHLALLPAAQARTIYVNGNGTAEFTTIRAAVEAAASGDTIVVGTGTYTGTDTTDLLLAGTRLTIRSSNPDDPAVVARTIIDCWVDDKAAYRLVDVGPDAELTLAGLTIINGSRTHGGGVVLSRDSILNIVNCTFTDNTVLELGAAFLCTDSQATFRGCTFLRNVSASLLHGGTVYGENSTLTFKDCHFLENATNGITAINSRVTITDCTFENNVGHEGGAIYSHVPLGTETGDHLIVTRCEFVGNKARRSGGAIHSYAASPTISLSVFSDNVALVNGGAIYNHRCNTPSIMNSLFSNNRADGVGGAVIDFYQCYSEIVNCTFVGNKAPKGGAVASVRQSHPVISQSILWQNEAESGQNLYLWQDFMGTPAAQATVEYSCMQFGRSGAVVEPGCTLNWGAGNIVADPLFVDVPNENFRLSASSPCINAGDPRYVPPAGMTDLDGLLRLHGTAVDMGAYEFQGLAVSKTISAGAMLGQDGRTQYVGIGTEITYRICINNNSDTQRVDRLTIVDILPAEVAFVTAGSAAGVLGWYDRDRHVYTWSYPSLGPKSTLCVELIVRVRDTAAVDAVITNYATIDSDNTVTQTASVSAVASQAKPKPLELTKTITGGIRGRDERGIAYVAQGQEVTYTIGVRNDNDQAVTNVVVTDSLPAQTTFVSADGAAGSYSRTNHTYTWTIPTLAPGARQNLTLTIRLAHDIEPGQIIVNTVRLDAGQTQTVTSSVQARVIEAPLDVALTLSPLIIGRTGYNRSDQVTALLKFPSHIRESDIDLETISLDPGSISPHSLTVTVVNGIVQVRAAFDLAQVLSAIPDNGRKTLYVSGRLRSQYPFIGEGDVLVVARRAF, from the coding sequence ATGAATCTGTTAACTTACGCAAAAACTGTGTGCCTTGTCGGCCTTGTGCATCTTGCCTTGTTGCCCGCTGCACAGGCGAGAACGATCTATGTCAACGGCAACGGTACGGCCGAGTTCACCACGATCCGAGCTGCTGTGGAGGCGGCCGCCAGCGGTGACACCATCGTCGTTGGGACGGGTACCTACACCGGCACCGACACCACGGATTTGCTGCTGGCCGGCACGCGTCTGACCATCCGCAGCAGCAATCCGGATGATCCGGCCGTCGTTGCCAGGACGATCATCGACTGCTGGGTCGATGACAAGGCCGCCTATCGCCTCGTCGATGTCGGACCCGACGCGGAATTGACGCTGGCCGGGCTGACGATCATCAACGGCTCCCGGACTCATGGCGGCGGGGTGGTGCTCAGCAGGGACTCCATCCTCAACATCGTCAACTGTACGTTCACCGACAACACGGTGTTGGAGTTGGGCGCTGCTTTCCTCTGCACGGACTCGCAGGCCACGTTCAGAGGCTGCACCTTCCTACGCAACGTCTCGGCCAGCCTCTTGCACGGCGGCACCGTCTACGGCGAGAACAGTACGCTGACCTTTAAAGACTGTCACTTCCTGGAGAATGCCACAAACGGCATCACGGCCATCAACAGCCGTGTGACCATTACCGATTGTACGTTCGAGAACAACGTCGGTCACGAGGGCGGGGCCATCTACAGCCACGTCCCTCTCGGCACCGAGACGGGAGACCATCTGATCGTGACACGCTGTGAGTTCGTGGGCAACAAGGCCCGACGGTCCGGCGGCGCCATCCACAGCTACGCCGCCAGTCCCACGATCTCGCTGTCCGTCTTCTCAGACAATGTCGCTCTCGTGAACGGCGGCGCCATCTACAACCATCGGTGCAATACGCCCTCCATCATGAACAGCCTTTTCTCGAACAACCGGGCGGACGGGGTCGGCGGCGCCGTCATCGATTTTTATCAGTGCTACAGCGAGATCGTCAACTGCACGTTCGTCGGCAACAAGGCGCCCAAGGGCGGCGCCGTGGCCAGCGTCCGTCAGAGCCACCCGGTGATCAGCCAGAGCATTCTGTGGCAGAACGAGGCCGAGTCGGGCCAGAACCTGTACCTGTGGCAGGACTTCATGGGCACGCCGGCCGCACAGGCCACCGTCGAATACAGTTGCATGCAATTCGGGCGATCCGGCGCCGTGGTCGAGCCGGGCTGTACCCTGAACTGGGGCGCGGGCAACATCGTGGCCGATCCGCTGTTCGTCGACGTGCCGAACGAGAATTTCCGCCTGTCAGCGAGTTCCCCGTGCATCAATGCCGGCGACCCGCGTTACGTGCCGCCCGCCGGCATGACGGACCTGGACGGTCTGCTGAGACTCCACGGCACGGCCGTCGATATGGGGGCTTACGAATTCCAGGGACTCGCCGTCTCCAAGACGATCAGCGCCGGAGCCATGCTGGGCCAGGACGGGAGAACGCAGTATGTGGGGATCGGAACCGAGATCACCTACCGGATCTGCATCAACAACAACAGTGACACCCAGCGTGTGGACCGGCTCACCATCGTCGACATTCTGCCTGCTGAAGTCGCGTTCGTCACGGCCGGCAGCGCCGCCGGCGTCCTTGGATGGTACGATCGAGACCGGCACGTCTATACGTGGTCGTATCCGTCGCTTGGGCCCAAGTCCACGCTCTGCGTCGAGCTGATCGTACGGGTTCGCGACACGGCGGCTGTGGATGCCGTCATCACGAACTATGCGACGATCGACAGCGACAATACCGTCACCCAGACGGCCAGCGTCTCGGCCGTTGCCTCTCAGGCGAAACCCAAGCCGCTGGAGCTGACCAAGACGATCACGGGTGGAATCCGGGGTCGCGACGAACGAGGCATTGCGTACGTCGCCCAGGGGCAGGAGGTCACTTATACGATCGGCGTGCGGAATGACAACGACCAGGCCGTGACCAACGTGGTTGTGACCGACAGTCTTCCGGCCCAGACAACGTTCGTTTCGGCTGACGGGGCGGCCGGGTCGTACAGCCGCACGAACCATACCTACACGTGGACCATTCCCACGTTGGCGCCCGGGGCCAGGCAGAACTTGACGTTGACCATCCGGCTGGCCCATGACATCGAGCCCGGGCAGATCATTGTCAATACCGTCCGTCTCGACGCGGGCCAAACCCAGACCGTCACCAGCAGTGTCCAGGCCCGCGTGATCGAAGCCCCGTTGGACGTCGCGCTGACGCTGAGTCCGCTGATTATCGGTCGCACCGGATACAACCGCTCCGACCAGGTCACCGCTCTGCTGAAATTCCCGTCGCATATCAGGGAAAGCGATATCGACCTGGAGACCATCTCGCTCGATCCGGGGAGTATCTCGCCCCATTCGCTGACCGTCACCGTGGTCAACGGAATCGTGCAGGTTCGCGCGGCGTTCGATCTGGCTCAAGTTCTCAGTGCGATACCCGATAATGGAAGAAAGACCCTGTATGTCAGCGGCAGACTGCGATCGCAGTACCCGTTCATCGGAGAAGGGGACGTACTGGTGGTCGCCCGGAGAGCCTTCTGA
- a CDS encoding putative glycoside hydrolase, with translation MNTCLSWLLLTSCVCSAATPYPRIAMLWSPVRGDRSVEGMARHDLIMTGVGGFGLRYDREPTGLAEGFTADSVERARQRLAELRALKPNAPILAELYFYEYRETWLPEDHPWWLRKEGKRQQFWPGTYRMDWHNAEFRRHVVKLTAALKEVGLDGVFYDNLREEREPWVAFLKEVRQAVGDDFLLLANSGYAVGKHDFAAPYLNGIMYESGWSHGRTEWDDCIAKMRRTESLLRKPTISLIERFEDTGSRAGWPGNPDRGKKPPADPQARRWSLCFALTVGDFYYLFADNTSHQHDWYPEYDAKIGLPTAPGERVNSHVWRRHYEKALVAVNLPGTAEPYEIALDRPARDCLTGRTGTRFTIAPGDGVILLWQN, from the coding sequence ATGAACACATGCCTGTCGTGGCTTCTGTTGACCTCGTGCGTCTGCAGCGCGGCGACGCCCTATCCGCGCATTGCCATGCTCTGGTCGCCGGTCCGTGGCGACCGGTCGGTCGAGGGCATGGCCCGCCACGATCTGATCATGACGGGCGTGGGTGGCTTCGGCCTGCGATACGACCGCGAACCGACCGGGCTGGCCGAGGGGTTCACCGCCGATTCGGTCGAACGGGCCCGGCAACGCCTTGCCGAGTTGCGGGCGCTGAAACCGAACGCTCCCATCCTCGCGGAACTCTACTTCTACGAGTACCGCGAGACGTGGCTGCCGGAGGACCATCCGTGGTGGCTGCGCAAGGAGGGCAAGCGTCAGCAGTTCTGGCCAGGTACCTATCGCATGGACTGGCACAATGCCGAGTTCAGGCGTCACGTGGTCAAGCTCACGGCGGCGCTGAAGGAGGTCGGCCTCGACGGTGTCTTCTACGACAACCTGCGCGAGGAGCGCGAGCCCTGGGTCGCATTTCTCAAGGAGGTTCGACAGGCGGTGGGCGACGACTTCCTGCTCCTGGCCAACTCCGGCTACGCCGTGGGCAAGCACGACTTCGCGGCCCCATACCTCAATGGCATCATGTACGAGTCCGGCTGGAGCCACGGCCGCACCGAGTGGGACGATTGTATCGCGAAGATGCGGCGCACCGAGTCGCTCCTGCGGAAGCCGACGATCAGCTTGATCGAGCGGTTCGAGGATACCGGCTCGCGCGCCGGCTGGCCAGGCAACCCCGATCGCGGCAAGAAGCCTCCCGCCGACCCGCAGGCCAGACGCTGGAGCCTCTGCTTCGCCCTGACAGTCGGCGACTTCTACTATCTCTTCGCCGACAACACCAGCCACCAGCACGACTGGTACCCCGAGTACGACGCCAAAATCGGTCTGCCGACCGCGCCCGGCGAACGAGTCAATTCTCACGTGTGGCGACGCCACTACGAGAAAGCCCTCGTCGCCGTCAACCTGCCCGGTACCGCCGAGCCCTACGAAATCGCCCTGGACCGCCCCGCACGAGACTGCCTTACCGGCCGCACAGGTACGCGCTTCACCATCGCTCCGGGCGACGGTGTTATCCTCCTGTGGCAGAACTGA
- a CDS encoding BlaI/MecI/CopY family transcriptional regulator yields the protein MATRKHELTEAEWEIIQVVWEHEPCAAPTVQEALQARKKWTYSTVKTLMDRMVAKGLLSTERIRNLILYRSAVTQKQARKGEVAKTLTRAFGGAFTPMMQFMLESHSLSDTELAELESMIRKRRRRER from the coding sequence ATGGCAACAAGAAAGCACGAGCTGACCGAGGCGGAATGGGAGATCATCCAGGTGGTGTGGGAGCACGAACCGTGTGCCGCCCCGACGGTCCAGGAGGCCCTCCAGGCCCGCAAGAAGTGGACCTACAGCACCGTCAAGACCCTGATGGACCGCATGGTCGCCAAGGGCCTGCTCAGCACCGAGCGCATCCGCAACCTGATCCTCTACCGCTCGGCGGTTACGCAGAAGCAGGCCCGCAAGGGCGAGGTGGCCAAGACCCTGACGCGGGCCTTCGGCGGCGCATTCACCCCCATGATGCAGTTCATGCTCGAAAGCCATAGCCTCTCCGACACAGAGCTGGCCGAGTTGGAGAGCATGATCCGAAAGAGACGCCGCCGCGAAAGGTAG
- a CDS encoding M56 family metallopeptidase — protein MNAIVETINWAGRAFVEFALPMLIQSSVLILILLAVDVVLRRRVRAVFRYWIWMLVLVKLVLPPSLWSPVSIGTWLGETLEPPTVSLQESPAPGPAERTGNGMLFSGPTAGAFTPETERTEEGRVPIATPAQAVDRASPHDTASEDARPTIRWQSLVLLAWAAVVLALLLLLLQRAWFVRGLVAQTQEAPLSLKTALDQCRRRMGVARPISLRISPNASSPAVCGLLRPVILIPENLAPRLQPHDLQAVLLHELAHVKRGDLWVNLIQTLLQIVHFYNPLLWLANAMIRRTREQAVDEAVLVAMGETARDYPETLLHVAKLAFHRRPALSLRLIGVVESKSALRSRIKHILARPFPKTARLGIAGLIAIVAIAAVLLPMARAERDGMHVKGIDEILNVSDSAGHLTIQSLHMPAPDGKRLVEINETLLRVAVENTSPKDSYLGLEYYADGGTVAGAFSPGASARTEVLCVPANWQGTLTYSVAYPRFVHDGYIRIVLAKCSDARMRTERSGSFLPPDAEVLHKKKYPVFTAKPSQDSRDRFALLPDCGVWLSDIDGQDLPVLDLASERIITLPNVESDYDLVHRTGDRGEGDILYYYDLVKQLPKITFLRGAGFGQADTDETLTRTTIPLELPWQATLTTAEKASYEVRITRADEHGCAIYFHPVRNASDLPMAILPRGIAVELLGLSEHPSAGRKWWRPDGSPLDEAPQQKVDRNVHPRASETAYEFAVRLHDLPDGAAVTMKTDPGGSRTNGTGWNGLHWLATSLPKDLQECQLLVGIASEPWETTAKAKGESHSTHGTQLGGVMFSEALVSDGDGITITVTDDIIERPCRVVAIMKDGRTVVASPIEMGRAGRARQTAAHFKSVALKDIAEFQFQTRPWTWATFRNVSLKLGHKTNVAVDAQAAPEGGRPQVSETDASGVLPLTARAEKVLPVAEQEARRLNHDYVGTEHILLALARQEDAISAKVLANLGADIDTLRTEVNKFVRPSARATHASPLPRMPRAERAMQYAKEEARDLGHDYIGTEHILLALLRDKEGVAAQVLAELGITQTQIRTQVLTFIQPGRQDAEDNNDGGAGGGALVEPHAPEFSGVVAKLPNGVTVEFLAYSQLVPRGGLLWFDPQGQETTIPGVYEADVEGLGTVLAVRVQPPEAHLVAQLYRGPDSQNIEKQWQLPGTDIWLLPLGDERNFANLRIITELMMPAVIETIPLTEENLGQWVEVNRCGIASIVRLQVVMAEPPTLQFSSIRAPDCSQKVVAFLDKEGRTYPAKPIRVGSADGYRGILWPNRLAGIVVEAAPVHTADVRLRNISLTAQRMTEIQIETDLEPGRLWRFSRSWNRRDALPRSIATYRKDHGGRFPSGLEALRNNHDEDSFRWLLANIAYVGQGKSPDDDPRSVIAYDKTLLAQGRGTYVFYSDGKFEFESPVELAELGISISPETRSADTMPDAVTAVAQAGNTALARRVLDPNGAPSVGAQVAWIDADRSVSITDGRLMAPRFGNRGKGPIVETDERGYFRFEEEPNDGFSLLAAHDVGFALIGSEELARDRVVRLQRWGRIEGRVAEGREPAGDKIWMGGLPNSTWFEHRRDYRYETLCDSEGRFTFKRVPPGWFEVGYLVSNGDSSASLTSRTPVVVEPGETATVTLGGEGRPVVGRFVPPSGWEGPIYFGAGLRALDTARADPPRPADYDQMTNRQQQEWLKQWYETPEAREYRDAIWQNPDQRHYTFRIADDGTFRIEDVIPGRYSLTVWLEERFSGGGRPEEFGGYSGTVEVPPMDEAYSDKPLDAGDLVLRMRRPLHVGDMAPLFEARTLDGKEIRLADYRGRFVLLSFWSPVFNPELDRLKELHATYGPTGQLQIIGLGGTDTLDEVKKYVEERDIEWPELYFGPDWDCDLLRQLGGQMQILLIDPDGKVVATWLREEKLTDTVRKALAAFTQD, from the coding sequence ATGAATGCGATTGTCGAGACGATCAATTGGGCCGGACGGGCATTCGTGGAGTTCGCGCTGCCCATGCTCATCCAATCGAGCGTGCTGATCCTGATCCTGCTGGCGGTCGATGTCGTCCTGCGGCGGCGAGTGCGGGCGGTCTTTCGCTACTGGATCTGGATGCTGGTCCTGGTGAAGCTCGTGTTGCCCCCGTCCCTGTGGTCGCCCGTCAGCATCGGCACCTGGCTGGGCGAAACGCTGGAGCCGCCCACGGTGAGCCTCCAGGAATCGCCGGCTCCCGGGCCTGCCGAACGGACAGGGAACGGTATGTTGTTCAGCGGCCCGACCGCCGGAGCCTTCACCCCCGAGACCGAACGTACGGAAGAAGGCCGTGTGCCAATCGCGACGCCGGCCCAGGCTGTAGATCGTGCGTCCCCGCACGACACGGCGAGCGAGGACGCTCGCCCTACGATCCGTTGGCAAAGCCTGGTCCTGCTGGCTTGGGCCGCCGTCGTGCTGGCCTTGCTGCTGTTGTTGTTGCAGCGGGCGTGGTTCGTTCGAGGGCTGGTGGCCCAGACGCAGGAGGCGCCGCTGAGTTTGAAAACCGCTCTGGATCAGTGTCGCCGTCGGATGGGAGTGGCCCGGCCGATTTCGCTGCGCATCTCACCCAACGCGAGCAGTCCCGCCGTGTGCGGCCTGCTCCGGCCGGTGATTCTCATACCGGAGAACCTGGCGCCACGATTGCAGCCGCACGACTTGCAGGCGGTGCTGCTGCACGAACTGGCGCACGTCAAACGAGGCGACCTCTGGGTGAACCTGATCCAGACGCTGCTGCAAATCGTCCACTTCTACAACCCGCTGCTCTGGCTGGCCAACGCCATGATCCGGCGCACCCGCGAGCAGGCGGTCGATGAGGCGGTCCTCGTGGCGATGGGCGAAACCGCCCGCGATTACCCCGAAACCCTGCTCCACGTCGCCAAACTCGCCTTCCACCGCCGTCCGGCCCTGAGCCTGCGCCTGATCGGTGTCGTCGAATCCAAGAGCGCCCTTCGCAGCCGCATCAAGCACATCCTCGCCCGCCCCTTCCCGAAGACCGCCAGACTGGGCATCGCCGGTCTGATCGCCATTGTCGCCATCGCCGCCGTGTTGCTGCCCATGGCGCGAGCAGAACGAGACGGTATGCATGTCAAGGGCATCGACGAAATCCTCAACGTCTCTGATAGCGCCGGCCATCTGACGATTCAGTCGCTTCACATGCCTGCTCCCGACGGCAAGCGCCTCGTGGAAATAAACGAGACGCTCCTTCGAGTCGCCGTCGAGAACACTTCACCAAAGGACAGCTATCTGGGCCTGGAATACTACGCAGATGGCGGAACCGTGGCAGGTGCCTTCTCGCCCGGTGCTTCGGCGCGCACCGAGGTCTTGTGTGTGCCTGCGAACTGGCAGGGCACTCTCACGTATTCGGTCGCATACCCCCGTTTCGTCCACGATGGGTACATTCGGATCGTTCTGGCCAAATGCAGCGACGCCCGGATGCGCACCGAGCGGTCCGGGTCATTCCTGCCGCCCGATGCCGAAGTCCTGCACAAGAAGAAGTATCCCGTCTTCACGGCCAAGCCGTCGCAGGACAGCAGAGACCGTTTCGCGCTCCTGCCCGATTGCGGCGTATGGCTCTCCGATATCGATGGACAAGACCTGCCCGTCCTGGATCTGGCCAGTGAGAGAATCATCACGCTGCCCAACGTCGAGAGCGATTACGATCTCGTACACAGGACCGGCGATCGAGGCGAAGGGGACATCCTCTACTACTATGACCTCGTCAAGCAATTGCCCAAGATCACCTTCCTCCGAGGTGCCGGCTTTGGCCAGGCCGATACGGACGAAACGCTGACGCGCACGACCATCCCGCTGGAGCTACCCTGGCAGGCCACGCTCACCACGGCTGAGAAGGCCAGCTACGAAGTCCGAATCACACGCGCCGACGAGCATGGTTGCGCCATCTATTTTCACCCGGTGAGAAACGCATCCGATTTGCCCATGGCCATTCTGCCGCGCGGCATTGCGGTCGAATTGCTGGGGCTAAGCGAGCATCCCAGTGCAGGTCGCAAGTGGTGGCGGCCCGATGGCTCTCCGCTGGACGAAGCGCCTCAGCAGAAGGTCGACAGAAACGTCCATCCGCGCGCTTCAGAAACCGCCTACGAGTTTGCCGTGCGGCTGCACGATCTGCCCGACGGAGCGGCGGTCACCATGAAGACCGACCCCGGAGGCTCGCGGACCAACGGAACCGGTTGGAACGGGCTGCACTGGCTGGCCACGTCCTTGCCGAAAGATCTACAGGAATGTCAATTGCTGGTCGGCATCGCGTCCGAACCCTGGGAAACGACTGCCAAGGCCAAGGGCGAATCACACAGCACGCACGGCACGCAACTCGGTGGTGTGATGTTCTCCGAGGCCCTCGTCTCCGATGGCGACGGTATTACCATCACGGTAACCGATGACATCATCGAACGTCCCTGCCGTGTGGTCGCGATCATGAAAGACGGGCGTACGGTAGTGGCCTCGCCAATCGAGATGGGCCGGGCCGGCAGAGCACGACAAACCGCCGCCCACTTCAAGAGTGTCGCCCTCAAGGACATCGCGGAATTCCAGTTCCAGACCCGTCCCTGGACCTGGGCGACGTTCCGCAACGTCTCTCTCAAGCTCGGACACAAGACGAACGTTGCCGTCGACGCCCAAGCCGCACCGGAGGGCGGAAGACCACAGGTCAGCGAGACGGACGCATCGGGAGTGCTGCCGCTGACGGCGCGGGCCGAGAAGGTGCTGCCGGTGGCCGAGCAGGAGGCCCGCCGACTCAATCACGACTATGTCGGCACCGAGCACATCCTGCTGGCTCTGGCGCGGCAGGAGGATGCCATCAGCGCGAAGGTCCTGGCGAATCTCGGCGCTGACATCGACACGTTGCGGACCGAAGTGAACAAGTTCGTCCGCCCCAGCGCAAGGGCGACGCATGCGTCGCCCCTACCGCGCATGCCCCGCGCCGAGAGGGCGATGCAGTACGCCAAAGAAGAAGCGAGGGACCTCGGCCATGACTATATCGGCACCGAGCATATCCTCCTGGCTCTCCTGCGCGACAAAGAAGGGGTTGCGGCCCAGGTGCTCGCAGAGCTGGGCATCACGCAGACGCAGATCAGGACCCAAGTGCTCACCTTCATTCAGCCTGGGCGGCAGGACGCAGAAGATAACAACGATGGGGGCGCCGGCGGAGGTGCCCTCGTCGAGCCGCATGCGCCGGAGTTTTCCGGCGTCGTTGCCAAGTTGCCCAACGGCGTCACGGTGGAGTTTCTGGCGTATTCGCAACTGGTGCCCAGGGGTGGGCTCCTCTGGTTCGACCCGCAGGGCCAGGAGACCACCATCCCCGGCGTCTATGAGGCGGACGTCGAGGGACTCGGTACGGTACTGGCGGTACGGGTCCAGCCGCCAGAAGCACATCTGGTCGCGCAGCTCTATCGTGGGCCCGACTCGCAGAACATCGAAAAGCAGTGGCAGCTTCCCGGTACGGACATCTGGCTTCTGCCTCTGGGTGACGAGCGCAACTTCGCCAATCTGCGGATCATCACGGAACTGATGATGCCGGCAGTGATTGAAACCATTCCCCTGACCGAAGAGAACCTGGGCCAATGGGTCGAGGTCAATCGGTGCGGCATCGCCAGCATTGTCCGCCTTCAGGTGGTCATGGCCGAGCCGCCTACGCTGCAATTCTCGTCCATTCGTGCCCCGGATTGCTCGCAAAAGGTCGTGGCGTTTCTGGACAAGGAAGGCCGCACCTATCCGGCCAAGCCAATCAGGGTGGGCTCGGCTGACGGCTATCGGGGCATACTGTGGCCCAATCGCCTGGCCGGCATCGTGGTCGAAGCGGCTCCCGTCCACACTGCCGATGTCCGCCTTCGCAACATTTCGCTGACGGCGCAGCGTATGACTGAAATCCAGATCGAAACCGACCTGGAGCCCGGGAGGCTGTGGCGATTCAGCCGTTCATGGAATCGGCGTGATGCTCTGCCTCGAAGTATAGCCACCTACCGCAAGGATCACGGCGGCAGGTTCCCGAGCGGACTGGAGGCCCTGAGGAATAACCACGACGAGGATTCCTTCCGCTGGCTCTTGGCCAACATCGCCTACGTGGGCCAGGGCAAGAGTCCCGACGACGATCCCCGCAGCGTGATCGCGTACGACAAGACGCTGCTGGCCCAGGGGCGCGGCACCTACGTCTTCTACTCCGACGGCAAATTCGAATTCGAAAGCCCCGTCGAACTGGCGGAACTCGGCATCAGCATCTCACCTGAAACGCGCAGTGCTGATACGATGCCCGATGCAGTCACGGCTGTCGCGCAAGCGGGAAACACTGCGCTCGCCCGGCGGGTCCTGGATCCCAACGGCGCGCCGTCGGTGGGGGCGCAGGTGGCTTGGATCGATGCGGACAGAAGCGTGTCGATTACCGACGGCCGGCTGATGGCGCCTCGGTTTGGCAATCGTGGGAAAGGGCCGATCGTCGAGACGGATGAGCGGGGATATTTCCGATTCGAGGAGGAGCCGAACGATGGGTTCAGTCTGCTTGCGGCGCATGATGTGGGTTTTGCACTGATCGGCTCCGAGGAACTCGCCAGGGATCGCGTGGTTCGACTCCAGCGGTGGGGACGGATCGAAGGGCGAGTGGCCGAGGGCCGGGAACCGGCGGGAGACAAGATTTGGATGGGCGGGCTGCCGAATTCGACGTGGTTCGAGCACCGCCGCGACTACCGGTACGAGACGCTCTGCGATTCGGAGGGGCGTTTCACGTTCAAGCGGGTGCCGCCGGGTTGGTTCGAGGTTGGCTACCTGGTCAGCAACGGCGACTCCTCCGCCTCGCTCACCTCGCGCACGCCCGTGGTGGTCGAGCCGGGCGAGACGGCGACGGTGACACTGGGCGGCGAAGGCCGGCCCGTGGTCGGTCGGTTCGTGCCTCCGTCCGGCTGGGAAGGCCCCATCTACTTCGGCGCCGGGTTGCGCGCCCTGGACACGGCCCGAGCCGATCCGCCGAGGCCGGCCGATTACGACCAGATGACGAATCGCCAGCAGCAGGAATGGCTCAAGCAATGGTACGAAACGCCCGAGGCCAGGGAGTACCGCGACGCCATCTGGCAGAACCCGGATCAGCGGCACTACACCTTCCGCATCGCCGACGACGGAACGTTTCGCATCGAAGACGTGATCCCGGGCCGGTACAGCCTCACTGTCTGGCTGGAAGAGCGTTTCAGTGGCGGGGGACGCCCCGAAGAGTTCGGCGGCTATTCCGGCACGGTCGAGGTGCCGCCGATGGACGAGGCGTACAGCGACAAGCCGCTGGACGCAGGCGATCTTGTGTTGAGGATGCGCCGGCCTCTGCACGTGGGCGATATGGCGCCGCTGTTCGAGGCCCGCACGCTCGACGGCAAAGAGATCCGCCTGGCAGACTATCGCGGCCGGTTCGTCCTGCTGAGCTTCTGGTCGCCTGTCTTCAATCCCGAATTGGATCGGCTCAAGGAACTGCACGCAACCTACGGCCCCACCGGTCAACTCCAGATCATCGGCCTCGGTGGAACCGATACGCTCGACGAGGTCAAAAAGTACGTCGAGGAACGCGACATCGAATGGCCGGAACTCTACTTCGGCCCCGATTGGGATTGCGATCTGCTTCGGCAATTGGGCGGCCAGATGCAGATCCTGCTGATCGACCCCGACGGCAAGGTCGTCGCCACTTGGCTTCGCGAAGAGAAACTCACCGACACCGTCCGCAAAGCACTGGCGGCCTTCACGCAGGATTAG